In Geotrypetes seraphini chromosome 4, aGeoSer1.1, whole genome shotgun sequence, a single window of DNA contains:
- the LOC117359081 gene encoding LOW QUALITY PROTEIN: THAP domain-containing protein 4-like (The sequence of the model RefSeq protein was modified relative to this genomic sequence to represent the inferred CDS: inserted 3 bases in 2 codons), producing the protein MPLLNPILEPLAWMLGXWVSEPPGAGVFCTIQPFHYMEEIQISHVGQPVLNFMFNAIHPDTKKPMYRECGFICLKPGTSKVVFVSAQSTGIEEVKEGEVNGQELTITSHSVARISFSKVPHVXKISRNFRLTADSKLEQTVSMATITQPMTKHLHVSYKKVTP; encoded by the exons ATGCCTCTACTGAACCCCATTCTGGAGCCCCTAGCATGGATGCTGG CCTGGGTATCAGAGCCCCCTGGAGCTGGTGTCTTCTGTACTATCCAGCCTTTTCACTATATGGAAGA aatacagatcTCTCATGTGGGACAGCCTGTGCTGAACTTCATGTTCAATGCCATCCATCCAGACACTAAGAAGCCCATGTACAGAGAATGTGGATTTATCTGCCTGAAACCCGGTACCAGTAAGGTGGTATTTGTCAGTGCTCAGAGTACAGGCATCGAGgaagtaaaagagggggaggtaAACGGACAAGAGCTCACTATAACATCACATTCTGTGGCCAGAATCTCCTTTTCCAAGGTGCCTCATGT TAAGATTTCAAGAAATTTTAGGTTGACTGCTGATAGCAAACTGGAGCAGACTGTCTCCATGGCAACAATTACACAACCAATGACTAAACATCTTCATGTTTCTTACAAGAAGGTGACACCTTAA